TGGAAAAGCCATCACAAAGACTGTCACCTGTGCAGAAATCATGAAGAGGAAAATTAAGGTTGATTTTCTTCATCCTCCATAGAATTGTTTTTCTGTACAGTCTTCCAATGCATTTCCTGTGAAAATTTATTCTCTTTTTAAAGTGAtagaaattaattttcttaagattttccatgttttacaattttgagGAACATTGCTTTCATTTATGATGTGTAAATGTGATTACCAATAAATAATACTGTGTCAAACAACCATTGGAGATAATGGGGAGCAAAATCTAATTTAGAATATAAAATTAGATATGACTTAAGTATTGATGTATTAGtacctaaatatttttattttcatagggTCTTCATCAAATTACGAAACTTAGGAATAGAAGGTATATTATATAGATTTATAATGTAACTTTGAAATCACAAAAATCTCCTCCAAAGACCAAAGCagaaagtacaaaaaaaatcttttcttttttttttagaattgaaGAGTTCTGGGAACCTAATGTTGAAGGATTAGAAAGgtattgaaattgttttgaaaattgtctTTTATAAACAGTCTTAACAGAGCAAGTTTTCCTTTAATATCATCATTCAAAGCAGCTTCCCTTCTATTTATAGACTAAAAGTCAACAGAGATATTCCTGCCATTTCTATATTATTATCCAAAGATCCATTAGATGCCAGCACACCGGGGTAAATAAGATATTCTTTTGATCATTAATCTGGTCTTCCTCTATCTCTGCATATAGATGTACTCCCAAGTAAATGAGATAGCATTGTTGCAAACTCATGGACTGTATCTATATGTTACTCGAAAGGCATATGAAGTATAACCTTAGGTTTCCGACAATTATGGTATAAAAACCGGCAAGCCTTTCAAAAGGAACAGCAAATTGTTGTAAATCTATTCAGAACAAGAGGCATTGTacagaaaatatgaaatcatAATCTGCAattttaaatactgtaaattcctaattaaacgcgaggaattaatatcggTTTAAAATCGCGAGAATCCCATCTCGCGAATTctaaaatctcacttttaatTTTCGGACAAATGTAAACTTCATGAAACtgtgataaaatttcggcattcgcaattttatgttctcgcgatttgatggaaaatagTTGAATCGCGAAATTAAGTTctcgtgtaaaataaggaatatacagTAATTATAATGGTTGTATCATCTTTCCTTAATCATTAATAGGTACCAGGCCCCTGGATCTTTTGAGGAGTTTTGGAAATCTGAACTGCAGCAACAAAAACCAGTGAAACGGAAACATAAAAAGTATTACACCAAGAAGGACATGGATAGTGCTAAAAATAGAAACACTGAAACACAGAAGAGCTAACTGTTACAGCAGGGGGGACAAATTGATATTAATTGTTTCATAGTTAGCATTAAACAGGAAGATGATAGAGGCAAATATCAGGGAATATGTGTTCAGACCATGGAAATTTAAGAGCGATAATGATAAACTGATATCTTGAACTGTTTATGGTATATGAAGGATTTCTTTGTCAATGTGAATCCAGTTGAGTTGAATGTTTACTGCAGTAGTTTgttgaattatataattatacaaactGTACATGATTGTGTAATGAGTATATTTAAACACTGTACATTGGATATAGGCATTTAgttaatatataaatgattttaatttttgaactttGCTTTAAAGGTTGCAAAAAATTGGTACAGTTATGAATAAGAAATCAATTTTATGTATGAAGGTAGATACATATTTAGTATAGGATATGTgtacagctacatgtataagaacCACAATTTTTGGTGTTATATgttgagaaaataaaaaaaacttgactgTACTCAGTCTGGTATCTTTTCTTTGTATTTAAGAAATGCTTGATTATAGCTTAGTCAATTCATTGTcagccccccacccccaccccttaGTACTGAGTCTCCAACACTCCTAATGTTCATCATTTTAGTCATTTAAGTCtatgtagaaccattttaacaagaccttggactttcagtcgGGCGTAACTATCTattccttgcgtcaaaacaagttaaaaatggcgtggtttcaagcgaaatatgaaccgattgcgtagtcttatctcaaaagccagacaaatcttgttgatttcaaagagccatagttgagtggctagcaatgaaatgGACAGGCCTCCGTCAcgttgctgtttgacacaactacataaagtccaagctcttgttaaaacggttctaatTCACAGCGAGTTTTATACCGCCGATATGCATTGAACCTTtcttataaacattaaaaatatatcgaATTCTGGCTGGTCCTTTAAAGAAACAGAATCCCTGCATATCCCATGGATATCTAGACTTACTTAATCTAATATAAGCAAAGTTACGACAATAAGACCTTGAACCCCCACCATCAAGCAATGTCCCTCCTGGGAACCTTCGTCATTACTATTCTAAAATTGAACAATATGCTATGGAGTAATGGAAGGGGTGTTAAGTCCAGGAtaatgatctacatgtataagttgTTGCGAAGCAATTTTGGCAGgtttcaattaaaattcaacataCATGCATATGATACAGTAACTCTTTCTATAAAGTCACAGATAATTTAAATTACCATTTAACGaataagtaaaaatatatttttgaaacattacCTTATTCTTCGTTGGGTTGAGGGTGGGTGGGGAGGCGGTTACTGTGCAATACTGGGCATTAGTTATGACCATGAAATATTGCATGCAAATATTTTAGATTAGATCTTGGATTAGTCGATTAgaaaataagataattttagATGTCTAATACTTCAGATTCACTAGCATGTAGAACACAGATGTTGCCGCAGATTTACACACCTTTTTTATGTTGCTTAATTACTCgacaaaaaatacattgattttatcAGAGTACTTCTAACATAGGTATGTTTGACGATTCAACGACAATATAATACAAACTTTATTTTATCGCAATATTCTGCGATTTAATAACTAACACGTTAtggtaaattatttaaaaaatttaaatatccatcaaatccaattttttttctccagaaaATGAGTTTAACCTTCttaaaaatggttttaattcaaacaaaacCCTGAACAATTTGGATGCTTATGATAAATTGATCGGATCAACTGCATCAGTATCGGAGATGGGGCGTTTCCATCATGAGTCATGATACTATAAGCTACTTGCAATTGATTAACAATTATTGTTCTGGCGTGCGACAAGGTGGCGTCGTGTATTGTAACGATTCTAGAATGGGAAATTCAAGTAATAAGGTATTGTTTTTacttcattaaatttttaatttttactcgTGCAAGATTTCGAATTTTATGGGTGAAATTTCAAATATACGACGCATAAAATATTGCGACTAGACAGtagttttaaaacatgtatctCTTCATTTTAGGATAAACACTTTTTGGGGGGagaaaaatctttcatttttatatcTAACATTCAAGTATAGGACAGAAATATTATCTATTGTTGCGTACACATTACGTGTTACAATTTGTTTAAGTTATCTTGAATAATTGTTATTGTtacataaaattgataaaagcgtATATTAAATTGATTTCGCCGATAATTAAATCGaactttaaatcaaaatgacTTTAAAAATGTAGAATTATTCATTCTTAGATATATAACTTGCCAAAAAGATTGCATCACTGTAGAGTTCTCAGTTAACTGATTTTTACATGAtctgcaggcacgtagcatcgtttttgaaagtgggggggggggggcagacccatccaaaaaatcttcacaagcaaaaaaaaaaacaaaaggaaatttaaagtttccaaaaatcttcaaaatcctaatccgtgggggtggggggggggggggtagactaaactatacttccaaaaaaaaaaaaatcttccctatcaatttttttcccctgcaaatcatgaaattcctaatccggggggggggggggggggaacaggttacttcaatttcactcctcatttccttattttcatattaattttttacttactttcaaaaaagtgggggggggggggcaactccagtataattcatttttttatatgtaaattttaaaaaatttgttgctgcgagaaaaagtgggggggggggcccaggccccccctgcccccccccccccccccccccccccccccgatgctacgtgcctgatctgtattttgaaatattcagtTCTCAGCGGCCAACAAAGAGGCATATTTGACCTTTTACAAACGAAGGTCAAGGTTTCCACGAAATGAATCCCCAAGcatgttaattttgtttgaaatttcagTATTCAGTAGCCACAAAGAGGCGTACTTGGCCTCTCACAACGCAAGGTCAAGGTCTCCAGGAAGGAAGTCCCTAAGACCGCTGCCGACCTGAAAGAGAACATCAAAGCGTGCATCCGGGACAAGAAGATACCGGTCGTACAAGCAGACGACAGGGAAGATGGCTGGCAGAGTTCCAGGAACTTCTCGACTTCGAGGTTTTCCTCTTGGACTGTAAACTTCTGAATGATGATATGGTAGGATTTCCTTCAGTCATGTTGCTTACTTTAGcattgcattaattttgtttatatttattaattggTAAGCTTTCTGTGGTAGAGTCaggtatatggcattcctactagctttagctagtgggttaaccctttagaTCGCGATCGAAAGAGTGGTGGGCTGCCAGGACTGGTGTGCCAGAGGACCCGGATTCAAACCCAGGCAGAGACAATATAACTGTCTCTGTCACATTTCTTTGGTTTACCTGATTttgtttctatgttaaattggttcatttttaattttttttggtcttaTTTGACCTTTTGTTTGACTCCTTGCATGGTTAAATTTTATGctctttttaaattcattgattGTAGAATGTCGTTGACAAAAGTTGTTATCCAATAATTATAGTCCTTAGGTCAGTGGTGTCACATTCTTTCAAATTGGTAATTCTTCGAGTATATTCAATGTCGACGTCGGTGCTCAAGTCTACAGCAAGGTGTAGTGGGATTCTGAAACTTGACATCATATATTGTTGTCTCTCGATTTGAAGGCTTTGTTCAAAGAAATCTGACAACCCCCTctcccatcttcgctagccaaggtttTCGGTCAAATTTACTCCCCAATggggaccgaaaacccttggctagcgaagatgcccCTCTCCATAAAAGTTtacttaattaaatattttaatcatgcACGACGCAACGGATTACATTACTTACTAGTAGTTACATatcaagtaaattttgaagaatttataagtttctttgttttagaaaaagaaacagaaacAACAAGAGAATGTTAAATCGGCTGTAACAGAAAAGGTAATTCAATAACGATATGTATTCTCTGAACACTCTAGCTATCGTCTATACCGGAAAAGTATGTCGCAAACTTAAATTCTGAATTATTCATAAAACATTATCGATTTAATTActtaagaaagatatggaaGTATTGATGAAGCGTCTTCAGGAGCGAATCGGACATAGTCCCGATTTGGAAATTGAGCATTTTGAAAATTGGGCGGGAACATACAGTGCTGACGTCATTTCCTGTAGTCCTATCTCAAAGGAAGATATACAAAAAGTTATTGCCGCAGCAAATGAGGAGGGGGTCAAATTACGATGCGCTGGTACTTCACATAGCTGGGCACCAGTTTTCAGTGATGACCACCAGATTTTAATGAGACTTGGTAAAGTTCGAAGTGACTACAGACATGGCGCCAAAATTAGATTATCAAATGTAAGCTAGCTGGTGCTGTGTATTACACATTAAAACGTTACCCGTTTCACAATTGAATACCGGGGTATATAAAGctttgagaaaaataaatattttttaaattatttacaaaatttttaatagaaattcttttctaaaaagaatttgatgaaaattagcaaaactatttttcaatatttacttGATATACTGTCACAACAATCGagtaattcatttcaaaatgtttcttcCTGCAGAGAAGCCGTAACGAAGTTGATGTAATGGTGGGAGTTACCGCTGGAGAGTTAAGGGATTTTCAAGTGAAAAATAAGCTTCAACTCCCAACCAATGTCATACTTGACACGATGTCGATGGTCGGCGTAATTAGCGCGGGTTGTCACGTGAGTTCATAATCTGATCAGTATGATTGTACTTTACACGTGCGTTTTGTTAAGTTAATTGTTATATCGACTAATATCTGTATGAAACAGGCACTTTTTACAGTTCTACATGTGTATCTTCTGCATATTTCTTTACCTAATTTGATTTGTAAACTGTGAATTGTTTTG
The window above is part of the Magallana gigas chromosome 10, xbMagGiga1.1, whole genome shotgun sequence genome. Proteins encoded here:
- the LOC105348400 gene encoding ribonuclease P protein subunit p25-like protein, which translates into the protein MENYTKGETREVEMEPLFEVDQTGVDMKVNAGSKIRNLMGYAMNKVKNPSVKRVVWNGSGKAITKTVTCAEIMKRKIKGLHQITKLRNRRIEEFWEPNVEGLERLKVNRDIPAISILLSKDPLDASTPGYQAPGSFEEFWKSELQQQKPVKRKHKKYYTKKDMDSAKNRNTETQKS